One segment of Pseudobythopirellula maris DNA contains the following:
- the yidD gene encoding membrane protein insertion efficiency factor YidD encodes MLTRLSVSLITFYQRRISPHKGFSCAHRLVHGGASCSEAVADIVRDQGVLSGWAIIRRRFAACKAAAVELRCAAMADTEPHGVEEKKPNKPSKNRGADSPWCCDLSFLPVCGDGGGCDGGGCDMGGCDCGI; translated from the coding sequence ATGCTCACCCGCCTCTCGGTAAGCCTGATTACCTTCTATCAACGGCGTATTTCTCCCCACAAAGGGTTTTCGTGCGCGCACCGGTTGGTCCATGGCGGGGCCTCCTGCTCCGAAGCCGTGGCAGACATCGTTCGTGATCAGGGCGTGCTCAGTGGATGGGCCATAATTCGCCGCCGCTTCGCCGCCTGCAAGGCAGCGGCTGTCGAGCTGCGCTGCGCAGCCATGGCCGATACCGAACCCCATGGCGTCGAAGAAAAGAAACCGAACAAGCCGAGTAAGAATCGTGGCGCCGATAGCCCTTGGTGCTGTGATCTTAGCTTCTTACCGGTCTGTGGTGATGGAGGGGGCTGCGACGGAGGGGGCTGCGATATGGGTGGCTGCGACTGTGGCATCTAG